In the genome of Victivallis lenta, one region contains:
- the purD gene encoding phosphoribosylamine--glycine ligase — protein MKVLVIGSGGREHALVWQLKQSPEVEKIYCAPGNAGIAADAECVAIRVNELEKLADFAEKNGIDLTVVGPEAPLCDGVADVFRARNLAVFGPDKAAAQLEGSKDFAKAFMLKYGIPTAKAAAFDHEEAAAAYIRQEFAAGEKGIVVKADGLAAGKGVFVADNAEEALAFLHDCFDGAFGSAGAKVLIEECLYGEEASILALCDGKTIVPLVSSQDHKRVGDGDTGLNTGGMGAYSPAPVVDDGVWRQVHDEILTPFLKGVQAEKLDFRGVIFVGIMVCGGKPKVLEFNVRFGDPEIQPVLRRFDGDWFDVLDKVAHGRLAEAELVWSDDPAVSVVLASGGYPGDYEKGFEIRGLEEAAATGAVVFHAGTAFKDGKIVNAGGRVLGVSARGKTIAEAIDKAYQAVDKISFKGGFCRRDIGAKALKYSK, from the coding sequence ATGAAAGTACTGGTGATCGGTTCGGGCGGGCGCGAGCACGCGCTCGTCTGGCAGCTCAAACAGAGTCCCGAAGTCGAAAAGATCTACTGCGCGCCCGGCAACGCCGGCATCGCGGCGGACGCCGAATGCGTGGCAATCAGGGTGAATGAACTCGAAAAGCTCGCGGATTTCGCGGAGAAGAACGGCATCGACCTCACTGTGGTCGGCCCCGAAGCGCCGCTCTGCGACGGCGTCGCGGACGTGTTCCGCGCCCGGAACCTGGCGGTGTTCGGCCCGGACAAGGCGGCCGCGCAGCTCGAGGGGAGCAAGGATTTCGCCAAGGCGTTCATGCTGAAATACGGCATTCCGACCGCGAAAGCGGCTGCCTTCGATCATGAGGAAGCCGCCGCCGCCTACATCCGGCAGGAGTTCGCGGCCGGGGAAAAGGGAATCGTCGTCAAAGCCGACGGCCTCGCCGCCGGCAAAGGGGTCTTCGTCGCGGACAATGCGGAGGAGGCGCTCGCCTTCCTGCACGACTGCTTCGACGGCGCCTTCGGCTCAGCCGGAGCGAAGGTGCTGATCGAGGAGTGCCTGTACGGCGAAGAGGCGTCGATCCTCGCGCTCTGCGACGGCAAGACGATCGTGCCGCTGGTCTCGTCGCAGGACCACAAGCGCGTCGGCGACGGCGACACCGGGCTCAATACCGGCGGCATGGGCGCTTATTCCCCCGCCCCGGTGGTGGATGACGGCGTCTGGCGGCAGGTTCACGATGAAATCCTGACGCCGTTCCTGAAGGGCGTCCAGGCTGAAAAACTCGATTTCCGCGGCGTGATCTTCGTCGGCATCATGGTCTGCGGCGGCAAGCCGAAGGTGCTTGAATTCAACGTCCGTTTCGGCGACCCCGAAATCCAGCCCGTGCTGCGCCGCTTCGACGGCGACTGGTTCGACGTGCTCGACAAGGTCGCGCACGGCCGCCTTGCCGAAGCGGAGCTGGTCTGGTCCGATGATCCGGCCGTTTCGGTGGTGCTCGCCTCGGGCGGGTATCCCGGCGACTACGAAAAAGGGTTCGAAATCCGGGGGCTCGAAGAGGCCGCCGCGACCGGGGCTGTCGTCTTCCATGCCGGAACCGCCTTCAAAGACGGCAAAATCGTGAACGCCGGCGGCCGGGTCCTCGGCGTCTCCGCCCGCGGCAAAACCATCGCCGAAGCGATCGACAAAGCGTATCAGGCGGTGGACAAAATTTCATTCAAGGGCGGCTTCTGCCGCCGGGACATCGGCGCCAAGGCGCTGAAATACAGCAAGTAA
- a CDS encoding LacI family DNA-binding transcriptional regulator, which produces MKIQEIAREAGVSPATVSRVFANHPNIREEVREQVFAVARKYGYHPRLSSKQQNVVIVSPYHEIYPIRSYVEMVISELALALSARGYRIEMLPQDNLGQLERIRFCGAVSIGIDAEEFGNWEERFAAPLIVVDRDAPAGPGEIYSVRSDENQAMALGVGCLAEHGCRRVGIIIYGKPGIGNAELRREAALSALRRCGLPVSGRLVRFALTESYVEEVGRLLKYGIDGLFCPGGDAGILAAYALSLYNRRIPDDISLVASERTMYSRYAIPPQTTITQDYAAQAAAVADALDSRLRGNPFPQRTVIPYRLIERDSVGGRHSVP; this is translated from the coding sequence ATGAAAATTCAGGAGATTGCGAGGGAGGCCGGCGTCTCGCCGGCGACTGTGTCGCGCGTATTCGCCAACCATCCGAACATCCGCGAGGAGGTGCGCGAACAGGTTTTCGCGGTCGCGCGGAAGTACGGCTACCATCCGCGCCTCTCCTCGAAGCAGCAGAACGTCGTCATCGTCAGTCCGTACCACGAGATCTACCCGATCCGCAGCTACGTCGAAATGGTGATTTCCGAGCTGGCGCTCGCGCTTTCCGCGCGCGGCTACCGCATCGAGATGCTGCCGCAGGACAATCTCGGGCAGCTCGAGCGCATCCGCTTCTGCGGCGCGGTTTCGATCGGCATCGACGCGGAGGAGTTCGGAAACTGGGAGGAGCGTTTCGCCGCCCCGCTCATCGTCGTCGACCGCGACGCCCCGGCCGGCCCCGGCGAGATCTACTCGGTCCGCTCCGACGAAAACCAGGCCATGGCACTCGGGGTCGGCTGCCTCGCCGAACACGGCTGCCGCAGGGTCGGCATCATCATTTACGGAAAACCCGGAATCGGCAACGCGGAACTGCGGCGGGAAGCCGCGCTCTCCGCGCTCCGCCGCTGCGGGCTGCCGGTTTCGGGCCGGCTCGTGCGCTTCGCCCTCACCGAGTCCTACGTCGAAGAGGTCGGCAGGCTCCTGAAGTACGGCATCGACGGCCTTTTCTGTCCCGGCGGGGATGCCGGAATCCTCGCGGCCTATGCGCTGTCGCTCTACAACCGGCGCATTCCGGACGACATTTCGCTCGTCGCCTCGGAACGCACGATGTATTCCCGCTATGCGATTCCGCCGCAGACCACGATCACGCAGGACTACGCCGCCCAGGCCGCCGCCGTCGCCGACGCCCTCGACTCACGGCTCCGCGGCAACCCGTTCCCGCAGCGGACCGTCATCCCGTACCGCCTCATCGAACGCGACAGCGTCGGCGGGCGCCATTCCGTCCCGTGA
- a CDS encoding DUF1805 domain-containing protein, translated as MTSELLEVGGVPFSGAKLETEHASILLIRGKKAHLGCGYFSLAPADRLGDRFAIVTGVKCFADMLQARVAAVSAAAAACGVAEGMTGRDALLLMERA; from the coding sequence ATGACAAGTGAACTCCTTGAGGTCGGCGGCGTCCCCTTCTCCGGCGCGAAGCTGGAGACGGAACACGCCTCGATTCTGCTCATCCGCGGAAAGAAGGCCCACCTCGGCTGCGGCTACTTTTCGCTCGCGCCGGCCGACAGGCTCGGCGACCGTTTTGCGATCGTGACCGGCGTGAAATGCTTTGCCGACATGCTTCAGGCGCGCGTCGCGGCGGTCAGCGCCGCAGCCGCCGCCTGCGGTGTGGCGGAGGGCATGACCGGCCGTGATGCGCTGCTCCTCATGGAGCGGGCGTGA
- a CDS encoding Gfo/Idh/MocA family protein has product MMERIRIGQIGIGHNHGSEKMNTLRRLSDLFEVVGVVEDDPQWRRRRGDWECYRGIPWMSEEELFRVPGLQAVAVETDGFGLVPAARRCAEHNLHIHMDKPGGESLGAFRELLDEFERRKLCIQLGYMYRNNPAIRFCRDAVRKGWLGEIFEIHAVMSRYDGGDEDYRRWLSNFRGGAMYIFGGHLIDIVISMLGRPDRVTPFQRKTRDDALFDNGFAVLEYPRCTASIRTSVAEVDGMKHRRLIVCGTKGTAEICPLEHPSDRYDRDPLHVRLTLLEPCGDFPAGTHIVDAGVMPGRYTEQLAEFARIVRGEIANPYPYGHEFLVQEALLAASGYERQEKNHDDEAV; this is encoded by the coding sequence ATGATGGAACGGATCAGAATCGGACAGATCGGCATCGGGCACAACCACGGTTCGGAGAAGATGAACACGCTGCGCCGCCTCTCCGACCTCTTCGAAGTGGTCGGCGTGGTGGAGGATGACCCGCAGTGGCGGCGGAGGCGCGGCGACTGGGAGTGCTACCGGGGGATTCCGTGGATGAGCGAAGAGGAGCTGTTCCGGGTTCCGGGGCTGCAGGCGGTCGCGGTCGAGACCGACGGCTTCGGGCTTGTTCCGGCGGCGCGGCGCTGTGCGGAGCATAATCTGCACATCCACATGGACAAGCCCGGCGGTGAGTCGCTCGGCGCGTTCCGGGAGCTGCTCGATGAATTCGAGCGGAGGAAGCTCTGCATCCAGCTCGGCTACATGTACCGGAACAACCCTGCGATCCGCTTCTGCCGCGACGCGGTGCGCAAAGGCTGGCTCGGCGAAATTTTCGAAATCCACGCCGTGATGAGCCGCTACGACGGCGGCGACGAGGACTATCGCCGCTGGCTGTCGAATTTCCGGGGCGGCGCGATGTACATCTTCGGCGGCCACCTGATCGATATTGTGATTTCGATGCTCGGCCGGCCGGACCGGGTTACGCCGTTCCAGCGCAAGACCCGGGACGACGCGCTGTTCGACAATGGTTTTGCGGTGCTGGAGTATCCGCGCTGCACGGCTTCGATCCGCACGAGCGTGGCCGAGGTGGACGGCATGAAGCACCGGCGGCTCATCGTCTGCGGGACGAAGGGCACGGCGGAAATTTGTCCTCTCGAGCACCCGTCCGACCGTTACGACCGCGACCCGCTGCATGTGCGGCTCACATTGCTTGAACCGTGCGGCGATTTTCCGGCCGGGACGCACATCGTCGATGCCGGCGTGATGCCGGGACGGTATACGGAGCAGCTGGCCGAGTTCGCGCGGATCGTGCGCGGCGAGATCGCCAATCCGTATCCGTACGGACATGAATTTCTGGTTCAGGAGGCGCTGCTGGCGGCGTCCGGATACGAACGGCAGGAGAAGAATCATGACGATGAAGCGGTTTGA
- the trpB gene encoding tryptophan synthase subunit beta, whose amino-acid sequence MDYSRYFRDYPTPDGRFGPYGGCYLPPELEQAFREINAAYQSIARSAYFINELRRIRREFQGRPTPVYHCDRLSRKIGNCQIYLKREDLNHTGAHKLNHCMGEGLLAKVMGKKRLIAETGAGQHGVALATAAAYFGLECEIHMGEVDIAKQAPNVTRMKILGAKIVPVSFGLKTLKEAVDSAFESYARNYKDSIYCIGSALGPHPFPLMVRDFQYCIGEESREQFKTMTGQLPDAICACVGGGSNSAGSFAAFLNDPVDIYGVEPMGKSSNLGDHAATLTYGTPGNMHGFDSYVLKTDSGDPAPVYSIASGLDYPSVGPEHAFWKDLGRVNYVSCTDEEAVDAFFKLSRYEGIIPALESSHAIAYAMKWAKTHPYGSILATCSGRGDKDVDYVIEHYGYGEDHRFEDDK is encoded by the coding sequence ATGGATTACTCACGTTATTTTCGCGATTACCCGACGCCGGACGGCCGCTTCGGTCCCTACGGCGGCTGTTATCTGCCCCCCGAACTCGAACAGGCGTTCCGGGAGATCAATGCGGCCTACCAGTCGATCGCGCGGTCGGCTTACTTCATCAACGAGCTGCGCCGGATCCGGCGCGAGTTTCAGGGGCGGCCGACGCCGGTCTACCATTGCGACCGGCTGTCGCGCAAGATCGGCAACTGCCAGATCTACCTCAAACGCGAGGACCTGAACCACACCGGAGCCCACAAGCTCAATCACTGTATGGGCGAGGGGCTGCTGGCGAAGGTCATGGGCAAGAAGCGGCTCATCGCCGAGACCGGGGCCGGGCAGCACGGCGTCGCGCTTGCGACGGCGGCGGCCTATTTCGGGCTCGAATGTGAAATCCATATGGGGGAAGTCGATATCGCCAAGCAGGCGCCGAACGTGACCCGCATGAAGATTCTCGGCGCGAAGATCGTTCCGGTCAGCTTCGGGCTCAAAACGCTGAAGGAGGCGGTCGATTCCGCTTTCGAATCGTATGCGCGGAATTACAAGGACTCCATCTACTGCATCGGCTCCGCCCTCGGGCCGCACCCGTTCCCGCTCATGGTCCGCGATTTCCAGTACTGCATCGGCGAAGAGTCGCGCGAGCAGTTCAAGACGATGACCGGGCAGCTGCCGGATGCGATCTGCGCCTGCGTCGGCGGCGGCAGCAATTCGGCCGGTTCGTTCGCGGCCTTCCTGAACGATCCGGTCGACATCTACGGTGTCGAACCGATGGGCAAAAGCTCGAACCTCGGCGACCACGCCGCGACGCTGACTTACGGAACTCCCGGCAATATGCACGGCTTCGACAGCTATGTGCTGAAGACGGATTCCGGCGATCCCGCCCCGGTCTATTCGATCGCGTCCGGGCTCGATTATCCGTCGGTCGGGCCCGAGCACGCGTTCTGGAAGGATCTCGGGCGGGTCAACTATGTGAGCTGCACCGATGAAGAGGCCGTCGATGCGTTTTTCAAGCTGTCGCGTTACGAAGGCATCATTCCGGCGCTCGAAAGCTCGCACGCGATCGCCTACGCGATGAAGTGGGCCAAAACGCATCCGTACGGGTCGATTCTCGCCACTTGCTCCGGCCGCGGCGACAAGGATGTCGACTATGTGATCGAGCATTACGGCTACGGCGAAGATCACAGGTTCGAAGATGACAAGTGA
- a CDS encoding peptide chain release factor family protein: MLENRDEILKMDDAELSRLCELEFFKGTGNGGQKRNKTSSAARVRLAGTAYTAADCTERSQHRNRAAALAKLRIAVAFGERETPAQPPERFECALGHAGYPLWLAHILDVAAEEKWELKAVAAKIGCTPSSLVKKLARDPALWQFANAERTRLELPPLRRP; the protein is encoded by the coding sequence ATGTTGGAAAATCGCGACGAAATCTTGAAAATGGACGATGCGGAGCTCTCCCGGCTCTGCGAACTCGAATTTTTCAAGGGAACCGGCAACGGCGGCCAGAAACGGAACAAAACCTCCAGCGCCGCACGGGTCCGCCTGGCCGGAACCGCCTACACCGCCGCCGACTGCACCGAGCGCAGCCAGCACCGGAACCGCGCCGCCGCGCTCGCCAAGCTCCGGATCGCCGTCGCCTTCGGCGAACGCGAAACTCCCGCGCAGCCCCCGGAACGTTTCGAATGCGCGCTCGGACACGCCGGATATCCGCTCTGGCTCGCCCATATTCTCGACGTGGCGGCGGAGGAGAAGTGGGAGCTCAAAGCCGTCGCCGCGAAAATCGGCTGCACGCCGAGTTCCCTGGTGAAGAAACTGGCCCGCGACCCGGCGCTCTGGCAGTTTGCGAATGCCGAACGGACGCGGCTGGAGCTGCCGCCGCTGCGCCGTCCGTGA
- a CDS encoding sialidase family protein, with protein sequence MKPAFTLRRVLQLPPKPGNPRNSEGGFVTLRDGRILFVYTRYYGESWDDHAPAELAARISTDGGRSYLPDERIIVPNEGRNVMSVSLLRLADGRIALVYLRKSGGDACDCRPYLRTSSDEGESWSAPADIIGLPGYFVVNNDRLIQLSSGRLLLPAAFHRYCRNAQGRVEPGARGIVLFYASDDGGASWRELPEWILPPRQLDTGFQEPGAVELADGRIFACFRTGDGAQYTARSEDGGEHWSDPVRNEAFPSPAAPLSMKRNPSTGELFAVWDDLSPERKIPRTPESWNRTPLVLARSSDGGKSWHGHIELENAPDHGYCYTAMHFTGDALLLGYCSGGGTSGVLQTLTLARLEYRSEPGGA encoded by the coding sequence ATGAAACCAGCCTTCACCCTCCGCCGCGTCCTGCAACTGCCCCCGAAACCCGGAAACCCGCGCAACTCCGAAGGCGGCTTCGTCACGCTGCGGGACGGCCGGATTCTCTTCGTCTACACCCGCTATTACGGAGAATCCTGGGACGACCATGCCCCGGCCGAACTCGCCGCCCGGATCAGCACCGACGGCGGTCGAAGCTACCTGCCGGACGAGCGGATCATCGTGCCGAATGAGGGAAGGAACGTCATGAGCGTCTCGCTGCTCCGGCTCGCCGACGGCCGGATCGCGCTCGTCTACCTGCGCAAAAGCGGCGGCGACGCCTGCGACTGCCGCCCGTATCTGCGTACCTCGTCCGACGAGGGCGAGAGCTGGAGCGCCCCGGCCGACATCATCGGGCTGCCCGGCTATTTCGTGGTCAACAACGACCGGCTGATCCAGCTCTCAAGCGGCAGGCTGCTCCTGCCGGCCGCATTTCACCGCTATTGCCGGAACGCGCAGGGGCGGGTCGAACCGGGAGCGCGCGGCATCGTGCTCTTCTACGCATCCGACGACGGCGGAGCAAGCTGGCGGGAGCTGCCGGAGTGGATTCTCCCGCCGCGGCAGCTCGACACCGGTTTTCAGGAGCCCGGCGCCGTCGAACTCGCCGACGGCCGGATTTTTGCCTGTTTCCGCACCGGCGACGGCGCCCAGTACACCGCACGCTCAGAGGACGGAGGCGAGCACTGGAGCGACCCGGTCCGGAACGAAGCGTTTCCGTCGCCCGCCGCGCCGCTCTCGATGAAGCGCAATCCGTCCACCGGCGAACTCTTCGCCGTCTGGGACGATCTCAGCCCGGAACGGAAGATCCCGCGCACGCCCGAGAGCTGGAACCGGACGCCGCTCGTGCTTGCCCGCAGCAGCGACGGCGGAAAGAGCTGGCACGGGCATATCGAACTCGAAAACGCCCCCGACCACGGCTACTGCTACACGGCCATGCATTTTACCGGAGACGCCCTCCTGCTCGGCTACTGTTCAGGCGGCGGAACCAGCGGCGTGCTGCAGACGCTCACGCTCGCCCGCCTCGAATACCGCTCCGAGCCCGGCGGCGCATGA
- a CDS encoding SDR family NAD(P)-dependent oxidoreductase, with the protein MTMKRFEGRSVIVTGAAGAIGRAIAKRFAAEGAAVCVSDLKAEGAEAVAEEIRLMDGNAFGCGVDVTQTADVAAMAERVLAECGKIDILVNNAGGSAGLFGRLSRFRDAGEEVWSRVLDLNLHGTLRCIRAVLNPMIERRYGRIVSIASIAAAVGILDRVDYSAAKGGIVSLTKALAMEVGGYGVTVNSVSPGAIARRPTDSIPGGTYVGRMGTPEEVASLVAFLASEEAAFITGCDYIIDGGRVLGPARSMETTQHN; encoded by the coding sequence ATGACGATGAAGCGGTTTGAGGGACGGAGCGTGATCGTGACCGGCGCGGCGGGCGCCATCGGACGGGCGATCGCAAAACGGTTTGCGGCGGAAGGCGCGGCGGTCTGCGTCTCCGATCTGAAGGCGGAAGGCGCCGAAGCCGTCGCGGAAGAGATCCGGCTGATGGACGGAAACGCATTCGGCTGCGGAGTCGATGTGACGCAAACCGCCGATGTCGCCGCAATGGCGGAACGGGTTCTCGCGGAGTGCGGAAAGATCGACATTCTCGTCAATAACGCGGGCGGCAGCGCCGGGCTGTTCGGCAGGCTGAGCCGGTTCCGGGATGCCGGCGAGGAGGTGTGGAGCCGGGTGCTCGATCTGAATCTGCACGGCACGCTGCGCTGTATTCGCGCTGTGCTGAATCCCATGATCGAACGCCGTTACGGGAGGATCGTCAGCATCGCGTCGATCGCGGCGGCGGTCGGGATTCTCGACCGGGTCGATTATTCTGCGGCAAAGGGAGGCATCGTTTCGCTCACGAAGGCGCTGGCGATGGAAGTCGGCGGATACGGCGTTACGGTCAACTCGGTTTCTCCGGGGGCGATCGCGCGCCGTCCGACGGATTCGATTCCGGGCGGAACCTATGTCGGACGCATGGGCACGCCGGAGGAGGTCGCTTCGCTCGTCGCGTTCCTCGCGTCGGAAGAGGCCGCGTTCATCACCGGCTGCGATTACATCATCGACGGCGGCCGCGTGCTCGGTCCGGCCCGGAGTATGGAAACCACACAGCATAACTGA
- a CDS encoding zinc-dependent alcohol dehydrogenase, protein MTGKRIVWPRAGEAELQEFEVSPPGRGEVLIGMEYSVLSAGTERACLIAKPNTPQTFPQYPGYCGIGRVVAAGGDVETVRVGERVLADHAGHCSLFVKPAAGLTVVDPAADPLEAAFTVIAAMSLQGVRKARIELGEAVLVEGLGLLGIFAVELAKLDGALTVIATDFEEKRRGLALALGADLVFSPDDPELAEKVKAATGGRGADAVIEVTGSAHALNQALECASFRGRVVLLGCTRISDEPVDFYRDVHRPGISIVGAHNFVRPKEDSSPGYWTYRDDFRTLLGLAAAKRFRARPVISEIVRPEEAPAVYRRLAECAHPPLGIVFDWRKL, encoded by the coding sequence ATGACCGGGAAACGAATCGTCTGGCCGCGGGCCGGGGAGGCGGAGCTTCAGGAATTCGAAGTTTCGCCGCCGGGGCGCGGAGAGGTGCTGATCGGAATGGAGTATTCCGTATTGAGTGCGGGAACCGAGCGTGCCTGCCTGATTGCGAAACCGAATACGCCGCAGACATTTCCGCAGTATCCCGGCTATTGCGGCATCGGGCGCGTCGTCGCTGCCGGCGGGGACGTGGAGACGGTACGGGTCGGAGAGCGCGTGCTGGCGGACCATGCCGGGCATTGCAGTTTGTTCGTGAAACCTGCCGCCGGGCTGACCGTCGTCGATCCGGCGGCCGATCCGCTCGAGGCGGCGTTCACAGTCATTGCCGCGATGTCCCTGCAGGGGGTCCGCAAGGCGCGAATCGAGCTCGGCGAGGCGGTTCTGGTCGAAGGGCTGGGGCTGCTCGGAATCTTTGCCGTCGAACTGGCGAAGCTCGACGGAGCGCTTACGGTGATCGCAACCGACTTCGAGGAAAAGCGACGCGGCCTTGCGCTCGCGCTCGGCGCGGATCTGGTGTTTTCGCCGGACGACCCGGAGCTGGCGGAGAAGGTGAAAGCCGCGACCGGCGGGCGCGGGGCGGATGCGGTCATCGAAGTGACCGGTTCCGCACACGCTTTGAACCAGGCGCTCGAATGCGCCTCGTTCCGCGGGCGGGTCGTGCTGCTCGGCTGCACCCGGATTTCAGACGAGCCGGTCGATTTCTACCGCGATGTGCACAGGCCCGGAATCTCAATCGTCGGCGCGCACAACTTCGTGCGCCCGAAGGAGGACTCCTCGCCGGGATACTGGACGTACCGCGACGATTTCCGCACGCTGCTCGGGCTGGCCGCCGCAAAGCGGTTTCGCGCCAGGCCGGTCATTTCGGAGATCGTCCGCCCGGAGGAGGCTCCGGCGGTTTACCGCAGACTGGCCGAATGCGCGCATCCGCCGCTCGGCATCGTATTTGACTGGAGGAAGTTATGA
- a CDS encoding PhoH family protein: protein MTVKAFVLDTNVLLHSAQSIESFHDNDVVIPMAVVEELDKFKKNSDELGRNARQVIRRLDKLRQAAGKPGQLRRGVPLSAVSASATGRLFVLSAAELGNGEMDSKIREVFRLDLGGDSPDNRILKVAFGLQEQGRRVVFISKDINLRLKADAIGLKVMDFERGKVDERALYTGFQEGHLNAAELDALYKGHGIPNGNRSLLVNEFMVITAEGNSKQSALTRLHADDKLEVIDSNRTNRVWNVAPRNKEQRMALDLLLDPEIRLVTLVGGAGTGKTLLALAAAMQLVLNESAFERILVSRPIIPLGNDIGYLPGDKGAKLASWMQPIFDNLDFLLGGEAERKAKSSSRYSVEGLMNSGKLELEALTYIRGRSIPRQFVIVDEAQNLTPHEVKTIISRSGEDTKMVLTGDPHQIDNPYLDASSNGLSYTVDRMKGQPLFGHVTLARSERSELAALAAALL from the coding sequence ATGACAGTGAAAGCCTTTGTGCTGGATACCAATGTTCTGCTGCACAGCGCGCAGAGCATCGAATCGTTCCACGACAACGACGTCGTCATTCCGATGGCGGTGGTCGAGGAGCTCGATAAGTTCAAGAAAAATTCCGACGAGCTCGGACGCAACGCCCGGCAGGTCATCCGCCGGCTCGACAAGCTGCGCCAGGCGGCGGGCAAGCCGGGGCAGCTCCGCAGAGGAGTGCCGCTGTCGGCCGTCTCGGCGAGCGCGACCGGGCGGCTCTTCGTGCTGAGCGCGGCCGAACTCGGCAACGGCGAGATGGATTCGAAGATCCGGGAGGTATTCCGGCTCGACCTCGGCGGCGATTCGCCGGACAACCGGATTCTGAAGGTCGCTTTCGGGCTTCAGGAGCAGGGCCGCCGGGTCGTCTTTATCAGCAAGGACATCAACCTGCGGCTCAAAGCCGATGCGATCGGGCTCAAAGTCATGGACTTCGAGCGCGGCAAAGTCGATGAACGCGCGCTCTACACCGGCTTTCAGGAGGGGCATCTGAATGCGGCCGAACTCGATGCGCTCTACAAAGGCCACGGCATTCCGAACGGAAACCGTTCGCTGCTGGTCAATGAATTCATGGTGATCACCGCCGAGGGGAACTCGAAACAGAGCGCGCTCACCCGGCTCCATGCCGACGACAAGCTCGAGGTCATCGATTCGAACCGGACCAACCGGGTCTGGAACGTGGCGCCGCGCAACAAGGAGCAGCGCATGGCGCTCGATTTGCTGCTCGACCCCGAAATCCGGCTCGTCACCCTGGTCGGCGGCGCCGGCACCGGCAAAACGCTGCTGGCGCTGGCCGCGGCGATGCAGCTCGTGCTGAATGAGAGCGCATTCGAGCGGATTCTCGTGTCGCGCCCGATCATTCCGCTCGGCAACGACATCGGTTACCTGCCCGGCGACAAGGGCGCGAAGCTCGCGAGCTGGATGCAGCCGATCTTCGACAATCTCGACTTCCTGCTCGGCGGTGAGGCGGAGCGCAAGGCGAAAAGCTCGTCGCGTTATTCGGTCGAAGGGCTGATGAACAGCGGCAAGCTTGAGCTCGAAGCGCTGACCTATATCCGCGGCCGCAGCATTCCGCGCCAGTTCGTGATCGTCGACGAAGCGCAGAACCTGACGCCGCACGAGGTCAAAACCATCATCAGCCGTTCCGGCGAAGATACGAAGATGGTCCTGACCGGAGACCCCCACCAGATCGACAATCCGTACCTGGACGCATCAAGCAACGGGCTCAGCTACACCGTCGACCGCATGAAGGGGCAGCCTCTTTTCGGTCACGTCACGCTGGCCCGGAGCGAGCGCAGCGAGCTTGCTGCGCTCGCGGCGGCTTTGCTCTGA